The nucleotide sequence AGATGCCCAGCCTCATGCGGGCGGCCGGGGGAGCGGCGCTGGCCGCGGCCCTCCTCTCGGGGGCGGCCGAGGCGGCGGTGTACCGCTCCGAAGTCCGGCCCGCCCCGGGTTCCCAGACCCAAGGCGTCCTTTCGCTCCAGGTCGCCGGCACCGTCCTCACCGTCTCGGGCAAGCTGGAGCGGGTGCCGCCCGGCCCGGTTTACGGCCTGCTCATCTCCCGGAAATGCGGCGAATTCGAGGACGGCTCGAGCTTTCTTCTCGCCAGCCTGCTCGAATCCGGAGGGGATCGGGCCCTCTCCGTCCATGAGAGCCTCTCCCTCGATTTCCGCCTCTCGTCCGCCGTCGAAAAACTGGAAGACATGATGATCAGCCTGTTCCGCCAGTCGCACGTCGTCACGATGAAGGCGGCGTATCCGCGGCCGGTCACCCACATCGCCTGCGGCGCCATCGAGCTCTGGAGTCCTTGAGCGGATGCAGGGAAACACCTGCAAGGCGGCCCTCGCCCCCCGGCGATCCTTTTCCAGGCGCCGCCTGAATCGGGGGGGCGGGAAAATAGTTCACGCGCAAGTCATGCTTCAGACGCCGCATGTACGCCGACAGGGAGCGAAACTCGCCGTTTCTTTCGGCCGAAGCGGTTGCGCGGAGGCTTATTTTAATAAACAGAAGGTTGATGTTCGCGGAAGCGGATCGGACGGAGCGCTTCCGCCATGAGCCCGCTCCAGTCCCCCGGCCTCTTCCCCTTTCCCTCCGGCCGGGCGAATCAGCCGCCGCGCCGCCTGCCTCGGATCATCGTTCGGAGCCGCCTGACCGGTGAGTGAATGGCCGGGAATGGGAGATGTGTGCAATGCGGTCGAATCCTTTTTCGGAATCCGTGAAGCGCAACTTCCGCTATCTGATGGACGAGTACGGCTTCCGGGTGACGTCGGAAGGCTACTCCCCCCGGACCATGGGCAACTCCGCCCTGGTGCTCGAGTCGGCCCGGGTGGGCGTGGAGATCGTGCTCGACCGGGGGCGCGTCATCATCGCCCTGGGCCCCCGCGCCCAGCCCAAGGGCACCTGGTACGAGTTCACCGAGGCCGTGCGCCACTTCGCCCCCGAGATCGGCGAGGACTATTTCCGCCCCCATGACGATCCGGATCAGCGCGCGCGCGTGGAAGCCCAGGTGGCCCGCCTCGCGGGGCTGATGCGCTGCTATTGCGGCCCGATGCTGCGGGGCGATTTCTCGATGTGGGAAAGGACCAGGAAATCCACCGCCGCGGCGTGGTCCGGCTGAAACCGGGCCGGGCCCGGGCGCCTCCCAGGCGTCCATCGCCCGGGCGCCGCGCGTTTCCTCCCGGGGCGGCTCCGCCTCCCAAATGCGCGCGCCTGCGCGAGCCGCCGCTCCCGTTAGGCACGCCCGCCGCTCACCCGCACCCGGCCCCGCCGCTCAAGCCGCTTCACGCAGGACGGGGCGGACGGTTTCCCCTGCCGAAGCCTCCGCCCGGCCGCCTCCCAGAAAGCGAGTGCGCCCCCCTGGCGCGCCGGAGAAATTCCTCCGCCGTGCTGGGCGCCGGGCGTCCCCATTGGGAGATTTCATGGCATGCCTGTTTTCCACGTCTACGTCATGACGAACGAGGCCCGCCAGCTCTTCATCGGCGCCACGAGCAACCTCGCGCAGCGCGTGTACGAGCACAAGAACGGCCTCGTCTCCGCCTACTGCACGCGGCACGGCATCGCGCGGCTGGTCTATTTCGAGGAGGCCCGGAGCCCCCAGGCCGCCGTCGAGCGCGAGCAGCAGATCAAGAGCTGGCTGAGGAAGCGCAAGGTCGAGCTCATCGAGTCCATCAACCCCACCTGGCACGACCTCGCCCAGGGCTGGATGGACGCCGGTTCCAAGCCGGACGTCCCCGAACCCGCCCCGTAGCGGCGGCGCCCCCCGCGGCGGGAGGGAAAAATGGCCTTCAAGAACCCGGCCCCGGCCCGGAGAGCCCATTCGCTGCTGGAGGAGTTCAAGCGCTTCGCCTTCAAGGGCAACGTCATCGACCTGGCCGTCGCCGTCATCATCGGCGCGGCCTTCACCAAGATCACCGATTCCCTGGTCAAGCACGTCCTCATGCCCCTCGCCGGGGTCCTCCTTCCCGCCCAGCGGGGCTACCTGGCCTGGAAGCTCAATGTCGCGGGCCAGGAGATCCCCTACGGCCTCTTCATCGGCGAAGCGCTGAACTTCCTCATCGTCTCACTCGCCCTCTTCCTCTTCATCGTCAAGTTCCTCGGCTGGCTCGCCCGCTCCCGCACGGAGGAGGCCGCTCCCCCGCCCGCCCTGACCAAGGACCAGGAATTGCTCGCCGAGATCCGGGATTTGCTGAAACGGGGCACGGGGCAGTCGTAGAGGCCGCAAAGCCGGGAATGGAGGCGGAGGCGCGGCGGCCCGGACCCTGAGGATTGCCATAATCCCAATGATTCCATAACGGTTTCACCCGCGAGTGTCCGAATTTAGTGTCCGAATTTGCAGCGGGCTCGCCTCGTCATTCCGAGGGAGCCCCGCCAAATTAGGACACCACCCCGCAAGCCCCTCAGATTCGAAGGTCATGGAATATTTGCGGACCCAATAACCTTTTTGGATAGAATTGAAGGGTTATTGGGGAAATATCGGCCGAACCCAGGGGAATGTGGGGACATATATCGGATTATTGGAGGCAAAAATGCGACAACTGCTGGACAAGCACTTCTCCC is from Candidatus Tectomicrobia bacterium and encodes:
- a CDS encoding GIY-YIG nuclease family protein, with the protein product MPVFHVYVMTNEARQLFIGATSNLAQRVYEHKNGLVSAYCTRHGIARLVYFEEARSPQAAVEREQQIKSWLRKRKVELIESINPTWHDLAQGWMDAGSKPDVPEPAP
- the mscL gene encoding large conductance mechanosensitive channel protein MscL; protein product: MAFKNPAPARRAHSLLEEFKRFAFKGNVIDLAVAVIIGAAFTKITDSLVKHVLMPLAGVLLPAQRGYLAWKLNVAGQEIPYGLFIGEALNFLIVSLALFLFIVKFLGWLARSRTEEAAPPPALTKDQELLAEIRDLLKRGTGQS